The nucleotide sequence GGCGTCCGGCGCGGGTGCCGCCGGGTCCGGCGGCGGCAGCAGCCGGGCACCGCAGCCCTGCGCGCAGCCCGCGGCGACCCGGTCACCGGCCGCCGCGACGACGACCACCGGTGCGGCCTGCTCGAACACGATCTCCAGCTCGCGGGTCACCGATCCGGTGCCGAACGGCACCGCGATCGCATCCGCACGCAACGCGCCGAACACCGCGACGCAGTAGGCCGCGCCGTCCGGCAGGCCGATCGCGACCCGGTCACCGGGGCGCACCCCGGCCGCCCGCAGCCGGGCGGCCTCCGCGCTGACCGCTGCGTCCAGGGCCGCCCAGCTCAGGGTCAGCGGGGCGGCACCGGAGAGATCACGGACGGCGTCGTGTCCGGGGCGCTCGGTTGCGTTGCGGGAGACCAGGTCCGCGAGATGGGCTGGTGCGGGACGGGAACTCGACACGGGACGTCTTCCTCCTCGGTGCGCGACGTCACCCAGTCTGGCAAACCCCGGGACCGGACACCGCCCGGCGGCGGCACCGCTCGTCGCGCATACGGACCGTGTCGATTCGGACACGCTGAGCTAACAGTTCACTGACCGCGCCCAACAGGCCGCTCGACGGAACGGGGCGCGGTGAAAGGCGGCGAGTGCATTGCGCCACCGCCTCAACGTTTATGCTCCGCCGCTACACGAGGTTCAACGCGTGAACCGCCGGTTCGTCGCGCGACTCACCCGAGGGAGTGGCATGCAGCTCGTCGCCAGCGCCCCGCTGCGCCTGCCGCGCCGCACGGCGCGGGGTACCCCGTGCCGCGCCGCCCGTCGGGCGGTCCCGCGACCGGATCACCGGGATCCATGACCCGGCCGATGCGACCGCAGCGGCTGTTCCGCCCCCGAGAACGCCCCGAGAACGTCCCCCCACGTTCCGCAGAGCACGTCCATTCGCCCGACCCAGCCGTCCGTCCCGACCGGGCCCCCGATCCCGCTCGAGACCGACCCGACGCCGTCCGCCCCCAGCCGGACGGGGAGGTGTCCGTGACTTCAGCGACCTCTGCACCGTCCGCGCCGACGGGGCCGATCGCGTCCGCTCCCCTCGACGCTCCCCCGCACGACTCCCGGTCCGCCGACTACCCGGCCGGACCGGCCGCCAATCACACGAGCGGCACCGCCACCCGTCCGGGCCACCCGGGCCGGACCGAGCAGGAGATGCCGTCACCGCGGCGGGCACCGCAGATCTCGCAGGGGCTGCCGCGGCCGGAGCAGGACCCGGCCGACGAGGCCGCCCGCGCCGTGGAGGACGCCAACAGCTCCTGGGCGCTGGTCGAGGCCTGCCAGGCGGGCGACGCGGCCGCGTTCGGCGAGCTGTACGAGCGCTACCACGACGTCGTCTTCCGGTACGTGCTGTTCCGGATGGGCGACCGCTCCTTCGCCGAGGACGTCACCCAGGAGACCTTCGTCCGTGCGCTCCGCCGGATCTCCTCGGTCAGCTACCAGGGCCGTGACATCGGCGCCTGGTTCGTCACCATCGCCCGGAACCTGATCTTCGACTACGTGAAGTCCAGCCGGTACCGGCTGGAGCAGACCACCTCGGAGATCGCCGACCACTCGCCGGCGACCAGCGGCCCCGAGCAGCAGGTCCTCGACATGGCGACCAACGACGAGCTGCTGGCCTCGATCGCCAAGCTGAACCCCGATCAGCGCGAGTGCATCCAGTACCGCTTCCTGCGCGGGCTCTCGGTCGCCGAGACCGCCGAGCTCATGGACCGCAACGAGGGTGCGGTGAAGGCCCTGCAGCACCGGGCGGTGCGCCGCCTGGCCCAGCTGCTCCCGGACGGACTGCGATGAGCGCCTATGCGGCCCGAACAGCCGCAACGGGAGAGCAGACGCAGATCACTGCGGTGAACGCACTACTCGATGCGGTGAACGGTCTGGACCCCGTAACCTCCGCGCCGGTCGGTCGTTGTGCAGACCAGCGCGCTGTGAACGCGCCGACGAGCAGCGCGAGACTGCAGTGAGGACGGGCGGCATGCCGAGGGCATGGGACGACAGGCACCGGGGCGGGGACGACGTCGACCGGGCCCCGGCGGGCGCGCCCGCGTCGGAGGAGCTGGCGCACGAGATCGCGCTCTCCGCCGCGCTGGACCGCTCGCGTCGTGACCTCTCACCGGACCCGCACGCCTCGGCCCGGATGCGGCAGCGGCTGTTCGAGGTGCTGGCGCAGGAGGGTGTCGGCCAGCAGCCCGGCCCCGCGTCCCCGTTCGGCGGGCGCCCCGGGGACCGGGTGGACCACCTGGACCGGTCCGACCTGACCGCGCCGATCGGCCCGCCGATCGCCGACGACCTGGACCACGAGGCCGTCTCGACCCGCCGCTCGGCGGGTGAGCACCAGCCGGAGTCCGACGACCCCGGCACCCGCCAGACGCGGCCGCGCCGCGGGCGGCACGTCCTTCCGACCCACCATCCCGATCACCCCGAGCAGGTCGCGGGCGCCGCGCCCGGCCCCGCCCGGGACACCGACGCGGGACCCGGCCGGGACGAGACC is from Pseudonocardia autotrophica and encodes:
- a CDS encoding sigma-70 family RNA polymerase sigma factor codes for the protein MPSPRRAPQISQGLPRPEQDPADEAARAVEDANSSWALVEACQAGDAAAFGELYERYHDVVFRYVLFRMGDRSFAEDVTQETFVRALRRISSVSYQGRDIGAWFVTIARNLIFDYVKSSRYRLEQTTSEIADHSPATSGPEQQVLDMATNDELLASIAKLNPDQRECIQYRFLRGLSVAETAELMDRNEGAVKALQHRAVRRLAQLLPDGLR